TCGGGAATCTTGGGGTAACGCTCGGAACGACTTTGGGCGGTTGGATGATCGTAACGAAAGGAGTGGAATATAATCCGTGGATTGGTTTTGTATTTGGTATAATGGCTTTTCTGATGATGATTTTAAGGAGTTTTTACGAGAAAAAAGACAGCAGATTATTGATTTGCAAAGAATAAAATTGATGATGAAATGATTATCTTTGAAAGCAAATATCAGCAGCCATGTTGATGAGAAATGTAATGTTAATCATATGATAATTATAAACGAAGGACAACAGTTTGAAATTTCAGAAACACTTTTTGTTTTTGCCCTGGATTCAGAAGCCGGAAAGGTTTTTAATGATAAAAATAAATTAATTACAGGCATCGGAAAAGTAAATGCCGCGATGGAATTAACGAAAGAAATTCATCGAAAAAAGCCAAAATTAATTATTAATCTGGGGTCGGCAGGAAGTAAAAATTTTCATAAAGGAGACGTAGTTTGCTGTACAAAATTCATTCAGCGGGATATGGATGTAAGAGGTTTGGGATTCAGTTTATATGAAACTCCGCTTTCAGGAATTCCTCCCGTTTTAGAATATGGTTTGCAAAAAGAAAACCTGCCCGAAGGTATTTGTGGAAGTGGTGACAGTTTTGAAATGAATCATTCGGAAACGGCTTATAATATTGTTGATATGGAAGCTTATCCATTGGCTTTAATTGCGATGAAAGAAGAGATTCCGTTTCTGTGCCTGAAATACATTTCGGATGATGCAGGAAGTGATGCAGCGGACGATTGGGCGGTTCAGGTTCATCTTGCTTCGGAAGCTTTTAATAAAATTTTATTTTCATAAACTTATAAAATCTGGAGAATTTTCTTCAGATTTTGTTTTTATTATTGTTTTCCCGCGATTTAAACATTTAGCAAAATTTAATTTTTAAAATGAAAGTCAATTTCTACAAGCCTCACAATCATATCCTTGCAAAATATATTGAAGGATATTATTTTATGCTTAAGGATGATACCGATAGCTTGGATTATCTTACTTTTCCGGATAATTATTTCATCATTTCTGCTTGTCAGAATGTGTCTTTTTCTCGTGAAAATAATAGAATAGGAATTGACCGGTCAAAAGAAGAAAATGTTGTAATTGACTTTGTTTCGCGTTGCAATTCACCTGTGGAAGTTCATTATACGAAATCGATTAATGAAGTCACAATTTACTTTAAACCATTAGGAATTTATCATTTTTTTAATTCCTATGAATGTAAGCTCTTACAAAACGAAATTATTTCCTCTGAATTTAAAGATTTCATGAAAATTATTTTAAGCGAAACAGATCAGAACATTCAAATTGAAGAACTGGAAAATTATTGGCTTTCAAAATTCAATGAAAAAGATTTAAATAAAATTGAAGAAATTTTTCAGGATTTTGATTCTGATTTAAAAATTGAAGAAATAGCAGAAAAACATTTGATTTCAAGACAATATTTAAATAAAATTTGTACAAAATATTTGGGAAAACCAGCTTCAGAGTTTAGAAAAATACAGCGTTTCAGAAATTCTGTAATTCAGAATAAAAACGTGAAAAATTTAACTGAGCTTTCTTATGAAAATTTGTTCTATGATCAATCCCATTTCATTAAAGATTTTAAGGATTTAACAAAAATTCAACCTAAAAAATTTTTCGAAAATGTAAATACTGAACAGAAAAACATTTGGTTTTTTATATAAAATTTGTTTTACATTTTTATGACGCAAAGTTTTACTTTATAGATGTAAATATTTGAGTGAGCAAAGAGTAATCAACAAATTGATTTATTGAAGCGTTTTTTTAAGCTTCGCGAAGCAAATTTTATTTGCCTTTGCCATTTGAAAATAAGCTGTATCTAACAAAATCTTTGCGTTAAATAATATACATATCAAGAAAAAAAACTTGAGTTTCCATTTTTACAATTTTAACGATTTCATTTGAAATAATTTTGCTTAAAAATAAATGTCATTTCAATGAAAAAAATAAGCTTTCTGATTCTGATAGTTTTCTATTCATCAACATTTGCGCAAACGGATCGAACAGAAGTATTAACAGAAATTTCAGCAAAAATCAAACAAAATTATATTAATGAAGATGTTTTACAAAGTGTAGATTCATTATTTCAAAGTGAAATTAAATCTAAAGATTTCAATGCTTTACATGAAAAGGAATTTACAATAACACTGACTCAAAAATTAAGAACGGTAGCGAAAGACAAACATTTTTTCATTAAATATTTAGAAAAATATACACCTCAAAAAAAGATCAACGAAAAAGAGCAACAAAAACAAGATAACTTCCATAACAGCCTTGAAAATTTCGGTTTTGAAAAAGCAGAACGACTGGAAGGAAACATCGGATACATTAATTATAAAGGATTTGCAGAATTAAATTCAAGCAAAAAAGCTGCAGAAGCTGCTATGAATTTTGTGTCAAATACCAATTCGTTAATCATCGATTTAAGAGAAAATGGAGGCGGAGATAATGACATGTTGGTTTATTTCTGTAGTTATTTTTTTAAAGATAAAACCAATTTATATCAAACCTTTTTCCGAAATTCAGGGAAAACAGTTAACAATAAAATACAATCAAAAGTTTTAGGTAAAAAGTATCTTGATAAAAATATTTACTTCTTAACAAGCGAAAAAACATTCTCTGCTGGGGAAGCTTTGGCGTATTTTTTACAGGAAAGAAAAATGGCAAAAGTGATTGGCGAAAAAACGGGTGGAGCGGCAAATCCTGTTGATCCCTTTTTTATACAAAATAAATATCTTTTGTTGGTTCCGACAGGGAAAATTACTTCCATTTACTCAGGGAAAAACTGGGAGCATATCGGGGTTATTCCTGATCAAGAAGTAAAAGTTGAAAATGCTCTGAAAGTCGCTTACACATTAGCTTTAAAGGAAATTTTAAAAAATAAAACAAAAACAGAACTTTCTGAAACAGAAATAAAAAATCTTATCACTAAATTAGAAGAATAATTCAAGAAATAATGACGTCGATTACAATAAAAAAAGCTTCCATAGAAGATTTGGAAACCATTCAAAATATAGGAAGAGAGACCTTTTACGAGACTTTTGCGGAACATAATTCCGAAGAACAAATTCAACAATACCTTACCGAAAGTTTTGCTTCGGAAAAAGTTATTAATGAGTTAAACGATCCTGATTCTCAATTTTTTATTGCGTATGAAGCAGAAGATCCGATAGGATATTTAAAAGTTAATTCGGGAAAAGCACAAACCGAACTTCAGGATGAAACTTCTTTAGAAATTGAAAGAATTTATGTAAAAAGCTCACATCACGGAAAAAAAATTGGTCAGCTTTTATACGATAAAGCTTTAGAAATTGCTTTGCAGGAAAAGAAAAAATATCTTTGGTTAGGTGTTTGGGAAGAAAATTTGAGAGCGGTTAATTTTTATAAAAAGAACGGATTTATAGAATTTGCTCAACATATTTTCAGACTTGGAAATGATGAACAAACTGATCTGATGATGAAAAAAGTCTTAGCATAAATCTCAAATTTCATAAATCTCAGCATCGGTAAAAACATAAAATCTTCCTTTTTTAGGGAGATTTTTCGTATCCAATCCGGTAAATTCACTGAAAGCAGGAAGTAATAACTGGTCATCTGTAATAACAAAACAAGGTAATTTTATTTTTTTAACGGGAGAATTAATAACAAATCCAGGATGAATATGACCCGTAATTTGAAATTTTGGTTGATTTTTTTCAAAATCATGGATGAAAATAAAATCATCTATTTCTAGCGTTTCATCTTTAAAATTTAAACATAATTTTGATTCTAATTTTTTGGAAATTTTATCATGATTTCCTTCAATTAAATAAAATCGTAAATCAGGATATTGATTTCTCCAAATACAAAAATCATCAACATCTGAATTGTCACCGGCATGAAGTAGATCGCCGACAACAATAAATTTTTCAGGTTGAAAGTATTCTATTAAAATAGATAATCGTTCCAAATCATTTTTCATAATTTGATTGGCTAAAGCGATTCCGTTTTTACGAAAATGAGCTGTCTTGCCAATGTGTAAATCAGACAAAATCAATGCTTTTTCTTTTTTCCAAAAAACTGCACGCTGATTGGTTAATGTGAAAATTTCGTTTTGGATTTTTATATTTTTCGTTGATATATTCATTTAACTTAAAAACATTTAGATTTTAAAATTGACAATTAATTTATTGACCATTCATAAGCTTATTTCACTTTTTTCGCTTGCTGAATGAGTTTCTGGATTCTCGCGTCCAATCCTTCACTGGAAAGCGTTTGCCGCAAACTATCCACTTTAATAGGAAAGCTTAACGGGGTGAAAGTATTGGCAAATTTCAAAATAATTTTTGATTTTTCGATTCGCTTAAAGGCTTCAACTAAACGTTGCTCCTGCAATTGTGCATTGAAAACCTCAGTGTAAGACTGCCGAACAAGAAAATGATTAGGATCGTAATCCTCCAAAACTTTAAAAATCAATCCTGCAGAACTTTGCAGAGATTTATTCGAACGTTGTTTTCCTGCATAATTCTGAATCACCATTCCAGAAATTACCGCAATGTCGCGGAATTTTCGGCGAGCCATTTCCGCAGAATTAATACTCGAAATAACATCGGTCATCAGATTTTCTCTGGTTAAAATTTTATGCAGATTTTCTTCATTTAACGGAATTTCTTTATCGCTGAATAATTCAAAACCATAGTCATTCATCGCCATAGAAAAGGAAATAGGAGCCAGTTTTGAAATTCGGTAAGCAATTAAAGCGGACATTACTTCATGCACTAATCGACCTTCAAACGGATACATAAATAAATGATACCCTTCGCGGTTTTTAATCAGTTCCACCAAAAATTCATCTTCTTTTGGAATATGTGAACGTTCTTCTTGATTTATCAGTAATGGATGTAAGAATTTCAGTTCCTTTTCCGAAGCTTTTGGATTTAAGGCTCCTGATAATTTTTCTCTTAAAAAATGTCCCAAATTGGAACTCAATGGTAATCTTCCACCAAGATAGCTTGGTGCAAATGCTTTTCCTTTTGCCGCGCGAACATACACCGTCATATCTTTGATCATGGCGACTTCCAATACTCTTCCGGCTAATATAAATTTTTCTTCTTTTTTTAATTTTGAAATAAAATATTCCTCAACCATTCCGATATAGCCTCCTGAAATAAATTTCACTTTCAGCATCGCATCACTTACAATGACACCCATATTCATGCGGTGAAGCATGGCAATTTTTCTTGAAGTAACTTTATACAAACCGTCTTCCATAATGACGATTTTATGGAATTCTTCATAACTTTTTAGAACACTTCCACCAATGGTAAGAAAATCGAGAATATTTTTCCATTCTTGATCGGTCATTTCCTGAAAAGCATATACTTTTTTAATTCTTTCATGCAATTCATCAGGATAAAATCCATCACCAATCGCTAAAGTCATTAAAAATTGAACCAAAACATCAAAACACAAAACTTGTGGCTCGCGCGGTTCTATTACTTTTTGTTTTACCGCTTCCTTCAGAGCTGCTACTTCAATAAGTTCCAGAGAATGAGTGGGAACGCAATAGATTTTCGAAGTTTCAAAAGGGGAGTGACCACTTCTTCCGGCACGTTGCAAAAATCTCGCAACACCTTTTGCAGAACCGATTTGAATAATCGTATCCACAGGTTTAAAATCAATTCCCAAATCCAGAGACGAAGTAGAAACTACCGCTTTTAATTTTCCAGAACTTAAATTTTCTTCAATCCAGATTCGTAAATGAGCATCGATCGAACTGTGATGAATAGCGATTTGTCCCGCAAAATCAGGGTAAGCATTCAACAATAATTGATACCACATCTCGCTCTGACTACGGGTATTTGTAAAAACAATCGTAGATTTAGACTCTAAAATAATTGGAACTACTTTATCTGCTAACTTTTGTCCAAGATGCCCAGCCCACGGTAAAATTTCAACTTCATCTGGAAAAACAGGAAGAATTTCTATCTTTTTCTGTTCTTTGGCTGTAATTTTTGTTTTCTTAATGTCATAAGGGATTAAAACTTCCATAGCTTCATCAAGATTTCCAATGGTTGCTGTAATTCCCCAGATCTTAAGTTTAGGAACATATTTCGTCAGTTGAGAAATTCCCAATTCTACCATGACACCGCGTTTTGAGCCTAATAATTCATGCCATTCGTCTACCGCAATGCATTTCATTTCTTTGAAAAAACGTTCATGATTTTTTTGTCCCAAAAGCAAATGCAGACTTTCAGGAGTAACCACCAAAATTTCGGGCATATTTCTAACCTGTTGCTGACGAACTTTCGGGTCGGTATCGCCATTTCGAACTCCAACCATCCAATCCAGACCAATTTCATCAATGGCTTCCTGCATCGCTTTTGCAATATCTTTTGAAAGGGAACGAAGCGGAGTAATCCAAATCATTTTCAAGCCCTTTTTATACTTTTCGGGATTGTTTAAAAAATTCGTTAATAAAGCTAAAAAAACGGAAAATGTTTTTCCAAAACCTGTCGGTGCAACGACCATTCCACTGTAGCCATTTTCAAATTTTTGCCAGGTATCCAACTGGAATTTAAAAGGAGAATTACCTTTATCAGCCATCCATTGTTGAATGACCTTGAATCCGTTGGTATTTTCAAAATTGCTCAAATAATTGGTTTTATAATTTAAGAGTCTTCGACTTCGCTCAGACTGACATCTCTAAAAATTAATCATTTAGTATTAGAATTGTTACATTGGGCGCAGTCCAAACGTATATTTATTTTATCAATTTCTTAATCTCTTCAATATCATCAATTTCATCCACTGTTTTGTCTTTTCGCCATCGTTCAATCCTTGGAAAACGTAGTGCCACACCGCTTTTATGTCGGTTACTGAAACCAATTCCTTCAAATGCAATTTCAAAAACAAGTTCGGCTTTTACAGTTCGAACGGGACCGAATTTTTCGATCGCATTTTTATTGACAAACTTGCTGACTTCCATAATTTCTTTATCCGTTAATCCGGAATATGCCTTCGCAATCGTGACTAATTTATCTTCACTTTTCACAGCAAAAGTGTAATCGGTATAATATGCACTTCTTCTTCCGCTTCCTTTCTGAGCGTAAATAAGAACGGCATCAATGGTTAACGGATTGATTTTCCATTTCCACCAATCGCCTTTTTTTCTTCCGGAATGATAAGGAGAATTTTTCTGTTTTAGCATCAAACCTTCACTGTTGATCTCTCTTGAATTTTCTCGGATTGGGTTTAATTTTTCCCATTGATCAAACTCGATGGCTTGAGAAATTTTTATGTTTTCTGGATTTTCATTTAACAATAATTCTTCCAACATCGCTCGTCTTGCAGAAATCGGTTTGTCGCGTAAATCGTTGTTTTCAAGTTCCAATAAATCATAAGCAAACACTTCAATCGGAATTTCGGAAAGCATTTTTTTAGTTAAAGTTTTCCTGTTTAACCTTTTTTGTAATTCGTTAAAATTTAAAACTTTACCATCCTTTACCGCAAGTATTTCTCCATCTAAAACAAAGTTACCTTTCATGTGCTGTACCACTTCTTTAATCTCAGGAAATTGTTCTGTAATGAGTTCTTCACCTCTCGACCAAATGAAAACTTCATCGTTTCTGCGAATAATCTGTCCGCGAATGCCATCCCATTTATATTCAATCAGCCATTCCTCAGGACTTCCAAGTTCCTGCAATTCTTTTTCTAAAGGATAGGCTAAACAGAAAGGATAAGGTTTTGAATTGTCGGGGTTAATTTTTTCAGCCGAAATCAACTCTTTGAATGAAATTTCATCAGGCTGCCATTTTCCCATTAAACTGTGTGTTAAAGCACTTGATTCTTGTTCTGAGAACTTAGTTAAAGCATTAATCAATGTTTTATCGGAAACTCCAATCCTGAAGCTTCCGCCTAATAATTTGTTGAAAATCAGTCGTTCTGTATAATCTAAACCATTCCAGGAATTCAGAACAAATTCTTTTTTCTCAATATCTGTTTTATTTTTTAAATCAATAATAGCATTCATCCATTCGGATAAGGATTGCTCAATTTTTTTCGTCGGAGTAGGCAAAATCAACGAAAGAGTTTCACCGAGATCTCCAACCGAAGAATAGCTTTCCTGAAACAGCCAAAACGGTAAATGCGTAATTTCCAAAGCCCATTCTTTCATATAATTTGTATTTACGTTTCGTTTCGGTCTTTTTCCCGTAAACAAAGCGATAAACCATACTTTATCTTCATCTGGTGCACGTTCCAGATAATCAATAATCGCATCAATTTTGGCATTGGTTTTATTGGTGCTTTCCAAAGCGTTGATTAAATCTGCAAAATGTTTCATCTGGAAATTTTTATATTTTCCAGGGTCAGCTGCAACGCCACAAATATTTTTGTGATAAAGTGTATTTTGTATAAGCGTTTCATACCTCTGGATTTTCTATGGTTTCTTTTTCCGTTACTTCCTCGTCATCATCGCCATAAAGCGTTTCTACCACATCAGATTTTATTCCGATTTCGTTTAAATATTTAGAAAAAACTTCTGTTTGTCCGTGCGTTACATGAACAATTTCAGCTTCAGTGGCTTTTATGGCTTGTAATAATCCTTTCCAGTCGGCATGATCACTCATCGGAAAACCCGCGTCGGCACTTCGCCATCTTCTGGCACCGCGAACCTGCATCCAGCCTGAGCAAAGGGCAGTTGCCGCGTTGGGAATTTTTTTAATTACATTAGAATCCAGCAAAGAAGGGGGAATAATCACGATTTCATCTTGTAAATGTTTTACACTTTCTCTAAAATCAGGAATTTCATAATCGGGAAGTTTAATTCCAACGTTTTCAAACGCTTCATTCAGTTTTCCGATGGAGTAGTGAACATGAATTTTTCCTAACCCTTCAACGGCTTTCATAATTCTTTGAGCCTTTCCTAAAGAGTAGCCGATAAACACAGACGTTTTTTGATTTTCTTTATTTCTTAAAACCCAGTTTTGAAGTCTTTTATTAAGATCATCCACTTCCAGCCAATTGTAAATCGGAAGTCCGAAAGTACTTTCCGTGACAAATTCATTGCATTTCACCAATTCAAAAGGGGTACTTAAGCCGTCGTTCTGAACTTTATAATCTCCGGAAACAACGCTCACATATCCTTTATATTCCATTCGAATTTGCGCAGAACCAATGATATGACCTGCAGGATGAAGCGAAACTTTTACGCCATTAATATTGATAACTTCACCATATTCCACGCTTTGACATTCAATATCTTCACTGATTCTTTTATGCAAAATAGGTTTGGTAAAATGGTGACAGAGGTATTTTTTCATTCCCCAGCGTGCGTGATCGGCGTGACCATGCGTGATCACCGCCAAATCAACAGGCCGCCAGGGATCGATGTAGAATTTCCCTTGCGGACAATAGATACCTTTGTTTGTAAATGTAATAAGTTTCAAGTGATGTGGTGTTATAGATACTTTTATTATTCAAAAACCTAACCAATTCTATAACTTATAGTAAATTTGTTCATTCAACATCAGAAATAATAGAAAAAATGTCGCAATCTTCCGCAGAACCTTTGCTTACTTACTTTAATGAGCTTATTCCTTTGAAAAGTGAAGAAAAAAAGCTGGTGTCTGAACTTTTTAAACCAAGATTATACAGAAAAAGACAATATGTTTTGCAGGAAGGAGATGTTTGTCATCATTTTAACTTTGTGGTAAGTAGCTGTTTACGAATGTATAAAGTGGATGAAAAGGGAAATACTCATATTATTCAGTTTGCTTCTGAAAATTGGTGGATGATCGATATCGGAAGCTTTCATCATAAAAAACCTTCGGCGCTTAATATCGATGCGTTAGAAAATACGACCGTTTTACAGATCAGTTATGAAGATTTAATTTCATTGTATATTAATTATCCAAAATTTGATAAAATTTTCAGAGTGCTGATTGAGAATAGCTTTGTAACGCTTCAAAACCGCCTGCTTCAGAATATCAGTTCTACGGCGGAAGAGCGCTATCTTTCTTTTCTTGAAACCTATCCGCATCTTTCCAATCGATTGCCGCAGACTCAAATTGCTTCATTTTTAGGGTTGACTCCTGAGTTTTTGAGTAAGCTTAAAAGCAAGCTTCTCCGATCAAAATCTTAATCTGGATTAAGACTATTTCTTAATGTAGTTCATTGTTATCAAGCCGCTTTTCTTCTGAAATTTGCCTTATAATTTTAAAAGAAAAATAAAATGACAACATTAAAAACAGCCGTTATCGGTTTAGGAAATATCGGGCAGGCTATCGCAGGAAATTTAGCAAAATCAACAAGAGATTTTATTGTCGCCGACAGAAATTTTGATAGAGCAAAAGAACTTTCTGAAAAATGGGGAAATCATGTTCAAGCTGATGATATTGCTCATGCCGTGAAAAACGCAGATCTTATTATTCCGGCGATTCCGTTTGGAGCTATCGAAGAATTTTTAAAGCAATATGCTTCCGATCTTGAAGGGAAAATCATCATCGATCCGTCCAACGCCATTGCTCCGGATGAAAACGGAGGTTTTAAAAAGATCATCGGAGCAGAAGAATCTGCGGGCGAAATCAATGCTCAGTTTTTACCTGAAAATGCAAAATTGGTAAAAGCTTTGGGAACTTTAGGAGTTGCTTCTTTGGCTGAAAAAGCCTATCAAAATCCGAAGCAGACCCTTTTTTATGCTTCTGATGATGCAGATATTGATGGTGAAATCGAAGAATTGATCCGTGATAATGGGTTTGATGCTCTGAAAATTGGTGGTTTAAATGAATCAGCTAGAATTGAAGTGTTTGGAGATATCCACGAATTCGGAGCATTGGGAAAAACGGTAACCTTGGATGAAGCTCAGCAAAAACTGTAAGATGTTGAAAAGAATTTTAATTTTATTGGCAGTCTCTTTTTCTATTGCGAATTTATCTTCACAAACCATTCGTTTTGATAATCAGGAATTTGAAACGGTAAATGTAAACGCGTCTATTGTTAATTTCAATGGAGAAAAAGTATTAAAAGCTGAAAGAGATTTGGATAAAGTTCCGTTTGACATCAATCGATTAGAAGAAACTGTAGACGAACCTACATTTCTGAAGCTGAAAAATGTAAATCTTAAAAACGGAATCATTGAAATGAAAGTGTTGGCTCAAATACAAAATCCTTCGCCATTCGAGGCTTCGCGCGGATTTATAGGAATTGCTTACAGAATTAATGAAGATAATTCGCAATTTAAATCCATTTATCTTCGTCCCAAAAACGGGCGTTCAGACAATCAGATCCAAAGAAATCATTCGATTCAATATTTCTCTTATCCGAATTTTAAGTTTGAAAAATTACGTGATCCAAAATATTCCGGGCAGTATGAAACGTATGCAGATATGGGTTTGAATGAATGGATTACGATGAAAATTGAAGTCAAAGATCAACGGGCAACGCTGTATCTGAATGACCAAAAATATCCGTCTTTTATCGTAGACCGAATGTTGGGAACTCTTAAAAACGGAAGCATTGGTTTGAGAGTTGACATTGGAACGATTGGCTATTTTAAGGACATAAAAATTACAAAGTATTGAAAAATAGTTTGTATAATTTCTAATTTGTTGTTATTCCGAAAGAAAAGTCTTTCGGAATTTTTATTTTAAATCTAAACTCTTCTGCAAATCGCTCCATGCTCCACCATTATGAACATGCTTAAAGCCTTTTTCCTTTAAAATATGCTCAACTTTTACACTTCGAAGACCGTGGGAACAAACGGTAATATAGGTTTTGTTTCGGTCAAGTTCCGTATATCGCTCACGAATGGTTCCCAAAGAAATATTGATGGAACCATTGATATGATCCGTTTCATACTCTTTTTCCGTTCGCACATCTAGAATAACAGCTCCTTTTTTTATCAAAGTATCTAAACCTTCATCAAGCGTTTGGTATCTGTATATTCTGTAAATGATATAGATGGTAAGTACAATTCCGCAAAAAATCAATGTATTTTTCATAATTTGCTTAAAATTTTTTTGTCAATATAAAAAGTTCCAAACGGAATAATACACGCCAAAAGTACTTTCCAGGTCGTTTCTTTAAACTTCCATTGTTGCTCGATCCCAACACTTAATGTATTGAATAAAAAAAGCAGAAATAAGGTTCCGTGGATCGGCCCCATCATTTTAACGAGCGAAGGATTTTCGAATCCATATTTCAACGGAACTGCGATGAATACTAAGGTTAATAATGAAATTCCTTCCAGAATGGCAATTATTCTTAATCTTCCGATTTTTGTTTTAAATAAATCTGTCATAATTATCTGAAATAAGGTCTGTTAGCAAGAGGTGAAAAAGGCCACGGAATAGCCATGAAAATAATGATGAGTGCTATTGTAAAATAAATCAGCATTATTTTAAACTTCTCTTTATCAGTTGATTTTCTTTTGGAAATTGCCGATCCGATGGTGATTAAAACAATAGAAAAAAGCATGAAGAAAATATGAATCAATCCGAAAAACAACAGATCTAAAGATTGTTTTGCTTCACCGAAATTCTTCCAAAAATATTTAATGATCGGACTTTGAGAATATAAGAGTATTCCCAAAACGAGTTGGATGTGAGCAATAGTTGCCGTCCAATGTCTTACGGAATCATCAGTTTCTGAAAACTCCTTGTCTGCAAAATATCCTTTACACGCTCTAAAAATAGCATATAAAATACTCAGCAACACGAGCCAGCGAAAAGTAGAATGAAGAAAAGTAATGCTTTGGTACATCATCAAATTTTTAAGATATAGCAAAGGTAAAGTAAAAACATACTAATTAGTATGTTTTTTGATAAAAAAATTATTGCAAAGTTTTAAAATAAGATTTAAGTTGCTGTAAATAAATTAGATAAATTGATTTGTTGCTTTCTAATTTTCCTAAATTTCGTATTCCCCAATAACCCGAAAGTACAAATACAGCAATTCCTTTTGCATTTAAGCCTTCTTTTATTTTACCATTTTCCATTCCTTTTTCAATCGATTGAATCATTGTATTTTCCCATTGCTGAGACAATTCATTCAATGCTTTTGTAAACTCAACATTCCAAGGAGCCATTTCCTGAGTAAAATTAGAAGCCGGACAACCGTATTCAACTTTTAAAAATTCATTATCAATCAGCAAATGATACATCATCTGATAAATGT
The sequence above is a segment of the Chryseobacterium sp. MYb264 genome. Coding sequences within it:
- a CDS encoding ATP-dependent DNA ligase → MKHFADLINALESTNKTNAKIDAIIDYLERAPDEDKVWFIALFTGKRPKRNVNTNYMKEWALEITHLPFWLFQESYSSVGDLGETLSLILPTPTKKIEQSLSEWMNAIIDLKNKTDIEKKEFVLNSWNGLDYTERLIFNKLLGGSFRIGVSDKTLINALTKFSEQESSALTHSLMGKWQPDEISFKELISAEKINPDNSKPYPFCLAYPLEKELQELGSPEEWLIEYKWDGIRGQIIRRNDEVFIWSRGEELITEQFPEIKEVVQHMKGNFVLDGEILAVKDGKVLNFNELQKRLNRKTLTKKMLSEIPIEVFAYDLLELENNDLRDKPISARRAMLEELLLNENPENIKISQAIEFDQWEKLNPIRENSREINSEGLMLKQKNSPYHSGRKKGDWWKWKINPLTIDAVLIYAQKGSGRRSAYYTDYTFAVKSEDKLVTIAKAYSGLTDKEIMEVSKFVNKNAIEKFGPVRTVKAELVFEIAFEGIGFSNRHKSGVALRFPRIERWRKDKTVDEIDDIEEIKKLIK
- a CDS encoding ligase-associated DNA damage response exonuclease: MKLITFTNKGIYCPQGKFYIDPWRPVDLAVITHGHADHARWGMKKYLCHHFTKPILHKRISEDIECQSVEYGEVININGVKVSLHPAGHIIGSAQIRMEYKGYVSVVSGDYKVQNDGLSTPFELVKCNEFVTESTFGLPIYNWLEVDDLNKRLQNWVLRNKENQKTSVFIGYSLGKAQRIMKAVEGLGKIHVHYSIGKLNEAFENVGIKLPDYEIPDFRESVKHLQDEIVIIPPSLLDSNVIKKIPNAATALCSGWMQVRGARRWRSADAGFPMSDHADWKGLLQAIKATEAEIVHVTHGQTEVFSKYLNEIGIKSDVVETLYGDDDEEVTEKETIENPEV
- a CDS encoding Crp/Fnr family transcriptional regulator → MSQSSAEPLLTYFNELIPLKSEEKKLVSELFKPRLYRKRQYVLQEGDVCHHFNFVVSSCLRMYKVDEKGNTHIIQFASENWWMIDIGSFHHKKPSALNIDALENTTVLQISYEDLISLYINYPKFDKIFRVLIENSFVTLQNRLLQNISSTAEERYLSFLETYPHLSNRLPQTQIASFLGLTPEFLSKLKSKLLRSKS
- a CDS encoding NADPH-dependent F420 reductase, whose amino-acid sequence is MTTLKTAVIGLGNIGQAIAGNLAKSTRDFIVADRNFDRAKELSEKWGNHVQADDIAHAVKNADLIIPAIPFGAIEEFLKQYASDLEGKIIIDPSNAIAPDENGGFKKIIGAEESAGEINAQFLPENAKLVKALGTLGVASLAEKAYQNPKQTLFYASDDADIDGEIEELIRDNGFDALKIGGLNESARIEVFGDIHEFGALGKTVTLDEAQQKL
- a CDS encoding family 16 glycoside hydrolase — translated: MLKRILILLAVSFSIANLSSQTIRFDNQEFETVNVNASIVNFNGEKVLKAERDLDKVPFDINRLEETVDEPTFLKLKNVNLKNGIIEMKVLAQIQNPSPFEASRGFIGIAYRINEDNSQFKSIYLRPKNGRSDNQIQRNHSIQYFSYPNFKFEKLRDPKYSGQYETYADMGLNEWITMKIEVKDQRATLYLNDQKYPSFIVDRMLGTLKNGSIGLRVDIGTIGYFKDIKITKY
- a CDS encoding rhodanese-like domain-containing protein, translating into MKNTLIFCGIVLTIYIIYRIYRYQTLDEGLDTLIKKGAVILDVRTEKEYETDHINGSINISLGTIRERYTELDRNKTYITVCSHGLRSVKVEHILKEKGFKHVHNGGAWSDLQKSLDLK
- a CDS encoding DUF3817 domain-containing protein — translated: MTDLFKTKIGRLRIIAILEGISLLTLVFIAVPLKYGFENPSLVKMMGPIHGTLFLLFLFNTLSVGIEQQWKFKETTWKVLLACIIPFGTFYIDKKILSKL
- a CDS encoding TetR/AcrR family transcriptional regulator; its protein translation is MKKSEATRLNILQKAFELIYTKGYQTTSVDEIIATTQVTKGAFYYHFKTKDDMGLAIINELMIPNFTNNFIQPLQNDENPLENIYQMMYHLLIDNEFLKVEYGCPASNFTQEMAPWNVEFTKALNELSQQWENTMIQSIEKGMENGKIKEGLNAKGIAVFVLSGYWGIRNLGKLESNKSIYLIYLQQLKSYFKTLQ